The sequence TTCTTGGCCAGCAGCTCATGCGACAGCTGTTGACGGGTCTTCAGCACGTCGAACGGAAATGTAAACAGCACTGCACTGCATGATGAGAGGCCTCCCAGCAGGAACTCCATCTTGCCGGGTGATGTTTTGCAGGTCGTTCCGCAGACGAGTCTCGAACTGACGGCAAAGGAAAAGAAGGCGAATGCGAGCGTACTTTAGTGGATTTTATCTTATCTGATTTCTGGTATCAAGAGAGAGTTATTGCTTCCCGAGACAGTTGTGGATGTGTGTCACCAGGTTACATATGGGGAGAAGCCGGCCAAAGAATTTTTGTTTGGCACCTTTCTAATCAAGTGATATCATTTTgagtgaatgtttttttttattcgctgcTACGTCCACGAACAAGTCGGGTACATGTTTGCTTGATTTTATGTTCAGGTTAGGCGGACTTTCACATAGCGGATTTAATAAGTTAATAATATACAATGGATAGGCGACCATTAAAAGAACTGATATGACGTTCAAAGAATTGCTCAAtctaaaataatttgatttgaGCGTGTATATGAATCTGATTTTTTTAACGTTGATAAATCCCGGTAGTGCATGAAATAGGCACTTGGGCAACTCAAAGAAACAAACAATAATGGACTTCTTCATTCCAGGTGATTTAAGATCTGTAGTAATTTGTAGATTCTATATTTGTACCAAATTAATAACAACACCAAACAACATTATCCACATTTCCGTACTTTTAAATGCCTGTCATCAGATCTGTTTGGATGAGTTCTTTTCTCCGCAACCTTACGAAAGATCCTTTTTGTCGTATTGATCATACAACTTTTTGAAGAATTCCCAAAACGTCAGATTCAGAACAGTATGGGGAGCTACCCGCAAGTACAACGGGAAGAATCCTTTGTACATTCCGTGAATACCCTCGGCTCGATAAATTTCCAGCCGAATCCAGCCACTGAGCTTGCAGCTATCGCGGTCAGAACTACCGATTCCTGGAAAAGCTCGTACCGCCCAAAAAAGTCTTTGCACGCAGCAAATGACGCCATTTGGGTCGACGACCCCATAGCTACCCGTGCCAAATTGGCCGTGTATCCTCGGTATAATCCTTTGATTCCAGCTTCGCGGTACATACTCCGAAATGCCGCCACCACTCCGTCATGCCTGTGTTGGAACTTCGCCGTGTAGCTCCCGCTGCTGACGGCTTGCATTTGGGTTTTGATGACGTACATCGGGCAGGAGACCGTTCCGCTGATCACCCCCGCAATCCCTCCCCAAAACACCGATAAGAACGGCGTCAACAGGGCACTCTCACTGCGGGTCCAACCCAAATTATCGACCGTCTGATAAGTGCCCAGTCGTACGCTGTTCATCGCAATTTGATACAAAGCTGCGGCCGGTAATCCCTTCTGCAACCCTCGCAGTCCATCCGACTTGACCACAGTCACAATCGACTGCCACATGCCGCGATAGGCGCGCTTCTTCACGCTGTTCTTCGCCATCAGTTCACCTTCCAGCTGCTGGCGAGTCTTCAGGACGTCGAACGGATTCGTGAACAGCACGGCACAGCAGGACGAGGCGCCTCCCAAGACGAACTCCATTCCGCCGACGGGTGATCACCAGGCGGTTTCGCGGAATTTAACACACTGTCGACAAACGGGAAGAAGTCGATTGCGAAGCGAATTATTTCTTGGGGTATCTTATCTGGTCCTTATCGCTAGTCACAAGTCCCTCATAAATAGAAGTT comes from Armigeres subalbatus isolate Guangzhou_Male chromosome 2, GZ_Asu_2, whole genome shotgun sequence and encodes:
- the LOC134208812 gene encoding solute carrier family 25 member 35-like yields the protein MEFVLGGASSCCAVLFTNPFDVLKTRQQLEGELMAKNSVKKRAYRGMWQSIVTVVKSDGLRGLQKGLPAAALYQIAMNSVRLGTYQTVDNLGWTRSESALLTPFLSVFWGGIAGVISGTVSCPMYVIKTQMQAVSSGSYTAKFQHRHDGVVAAFRSMYREAGIKGLYRGYTANLARVAMGSSTQMASFAACKDFFGRYELFQESVVLTAIAASSVAGFGWKFIEPRVFTECTKDSSRCTCG